The Deinococcus yavapaiensis KR-236 genomic sequence TTCGTCATTCCGTGCGACTCTGTCGTGAAGGCCGTCGGGCAGGAGAAGCCCGCGCTCGCCACCGAACTCGGCCTCGCCGTCCACAAGGGATACATCGAAGTCGATGACGATCTGCGTACCAGCCTTGCCAACGTTTACGCGGGCGGCGACTGCGTGCGAGTGCGCGGCAACGCCACGACCGTCATGGCGACGCAAGACGGAAAAATCGCGGCTCGTGCGATTCACGGTGACCTTCAAGCCAAATTGCAAGCCGCCATCAGCGCGGCGGGAGTGTGAGCATGGCAGACCTCAGCATCGACTTCGCGGGCATCCGCTCGCCCAACCCGTTCTGGCTCGCCTCCGCTCCGCCGTCCAACTCGGGCGCGCAGATCATCAAGGCGTTCGAGGCGGGATGGGGCGGCGCCGTTTGGAAGACCATCGGAGCGCCCGTTCTCAACATCTCCAACCGCTACGGCGGTCTGAGCATGTACGGCCAGCGGCTCGTCGGCCTCAACAACATGGAGCTCATCTCCGATCGTCCGATCGAAGTGAACCTTCGTGAAATCGCCGAGGTGAAGCGCCTCTTCCCGGACCGCGCCGTGATCGTCTCGGCGATGGTGGAAAGCGATCCGAGAGTCTGGGCCGACATCGTGCGGCGAATCGAGGACACCGGCGCGGACGGCATCGAGCTCAACTACGGCTGCCCGCACGGCATGAGCGAACGCGGCATGGGTTCGGCCGTCGGACAGGTGCCCGAGTACTGCGAGCAAATCACGCAGTGGGTGACGTCGGTCGCCAGCATTCCCGTGATCGTGAAGCTCACGCCCAACATCACCAACATTACGCATCCCGCGCGGGCCGCCGTCGCCGGGGGCGCGAACGCACTGAGCCTCATCAATACCATCAACTCGGTCATCAACGTCGACCTCGACACCTTCGAGCTCGTCCCGTCGGTCGGCGGGTACGGCAGCCACGGCGGTTACGCGGGCCCGGCCGTGAAACCCATCGCCCTGCACATGCTGTCCGAAGTCGCCAAGACCCAGGAAGTCATTCGCGCCGGCCTTCCGATCAGCGGAATGGGCGGCATCCAAACGTGGCGGGACGCGGCGGAATTCCTGCTGCTCGGCGCTTCCAGCTTGCAAGTGTGCACCGCCGTCATGCACTACGGCTTCCGCATCATCGATGACCTCACGGACGGCTTGTCGAACTGGCTCGACGACAAGGGGTTCAAGTCGGTGCGCGACGTCGTCGGGATGAGCTTGCCGCGCGTGTCCGCGTTCGGTGACTTCGACCTCTCGTACCGAGCGGTCGCGCGAATCGATCACGACAAGTGCATCCAATGCAACCTCTGCTACGTGGCGTGCAACGACACGGCGCACCAATGCATCGACCTCTACAACCCCGACGGCATTCGAGTCGAGCCGGGCTACGACGAGCGCCTCAACGGCAAGGGCGTCGTCTCCACGCGTCC encodes the following:
- the preA gene encoding NAD-dependent dihydropyrimidine dehydrogenase subunit PreA; this encodes MADLSIDFAGIRSPNPFWLASAPPSNSGAQIIKAFEAGWGGAVWKTIGAPVLNISNRYGGLSMYGQRLVGLNNMELISDRPIEVNLREIAEVKRLFPDRAVIVSAMVESDPRVWADIVRRIEDTGADGIELNYGCPHGMSERGMGSAVGQVPEYCEQITQWVTSVASIPVIVKLTPNITNITHPARAAVAGGANALSLINTINSVINVDLDTFELVPSVGGYGSHGGYAGPAVKPIALHMLSEVAKTQEVIRAGLPISGMGGIQTWRDAAEFLLLGASSLQVCTAVMHYGFRIIDDLTDGLSNWLDDKGFKSVRDVVGMSLPRVSAFGDFDLSYRAVARIDHDKCIQCNLCYVACNDTAHQCIDLYNPDGIRVEPGYDERLNGKGVVSTRPKPVVREDDCVGCALCYNVCPVENCIEMVSVPSGRDSVTWKQLSVNQPAVTQDWAEMEKYREKVGIDIH